The Heliangelus exortis chromosome 24, bHelExo1.hap1, whole genome shotgun sequence DNA segment GTGTCAGTGCTGCAAGAATGAAAAAACTCCCGGGTGGGAGCAGCCCCGTGGGCTCCGTGTGGTGCTGGCAGTGAGGGGGggaagcagccccagctcttcagcagctgcagtgtggggTTTGAGGTCAGTTCTGCTGTGTCTTtgccagcacagggctgaggaAGGGGTTCTGCTGGTCTGCCacggggctgggggagctgggggtgttcaggctggagaagaggaggctcaggggagacctcatcactctctacaactccctgaaaggaggttggagccaggggggagtcgggctctgctcccaagtagctaccagtaagacaaagagagcatgggcttaagctctgccaggggaggtttaggttggacattagaaagaatttctttggggagagggtgctcagccattggaatgggctgcccagggaaggagtggattctccatccctggagatatttaaaaagagcctggatgtggcactcagtgccatgggctgggaaccacggggggagtggatcaagggttggatttgatgatctcagagctcctttccaacccagatgattttATGATCCTATGGGGGTCAGGAGCCACCCAAACCAAGCAAGGCTGGGAGTGCAGAttgcacccagcaccctgtaCAGAACTGTgacccccctgccccctgctcctgtctgctctctccctctctgcctcaAGTTTCCAGGCTGAATCTACCAGGGTAACATTGACCTAATTAGTGTCTGAAACAaatgggagggagaggaagtCTTGCAGCCGTCTGTTACAGCAAGAaatcctctccctctcctttccctctcctggcCCTGGGGATTCATCCCAGGCAGGTGCTGCTTTGATTGCAGCAGGTTTTGaatcctcttccctctcctcgCAGGGATGCCACATGCTGTCTTCTGACCTCGTTAGCTTCTCCTCCTGTTCcactccccagctctgcactcCCAGCCCCACCGATGTGCTAATTACCACCCGGCCATCTGCAGGAATGTGCTCCGGGGgtgtggggagagggagggggagatgcTGCCAGGGCATGGTGGGGGATGGAGCAAACTGGGTGAGATGCAGCTTGGTTTAAGCATCACTGGTGTCTGAGCTCatgcccagctcctctcccccacGGGTGGGTGCCAAGCATCCACAGAGGTCTGCAGCAGGTGAGGTGCTCCCTGGCTGGGTCTGCAGGTTGGGGCCACCTAACAGGGGGGCTCCATGTCACTGCAGGGGCTCACATGGTCCTGGGAcctcctgtgcctcagtttcctccaGGGAAACTCCAGTTTCCTCCAGGCTGTTTCCTTCCAGAGCTGTGAGGAAACAACTTGGATCTCCAGTGCTGGTCCTCACCCACTGACCAACTGGTCTCAGGTCCCCTTGGACTGGTTCTCTCAGCCAAGGCAGGTGTACACAGCATTTCTAGTTAAAAGGCATTGGGACCTGatccttaaggacatggtttagtagtttAGTCTTGgtcagaggttggactggatgagcttggaggtctcttccaacccaaacattctgtgattctgtgattctgtgattctgtattgGCCTGGATGGGGTGGACAGGACCTGGCTCTGCAGGAGTCCTGAGGAGTCCCAGGAACCCTCTCCCCAGGCACACTgtgagggagagggaaggaattTCCTCCATCATGTGCAAACACACTCAATGGGCTTCTCACTTCTTGACCTGCACTCAAACAGGCAGAACCAGATGGTTCTTGGAGCACATGAGGCCCAGGTGGAGGAGGTCTCCTCTGATACTGGTTGGAAATGAGAAAactgcagagggctggagctTGGATTACTTGTGTCTATCTGGAATGACAagatctttctcttcttcctgagTCAGGGAGAAAGGGCTGAAAAtttgagagaggaaaaacaattaAGGGAAGGACTAGATCCTGCCTTCTGTGCCCCTGTACATCTAAAGCCATCACGTTAAGGCTGCTGGGACTGTGTTTATATTGAGCTGGTGCAAGTTAAATTAATGTTAACTTCACTAACCTAAAAAcaaggcaaagcagagaaaaaacaatcCCTCTAACTATGGCTGATGGGTGAATCCAGACAGAGGGAGAGTTGGGTGGCTCTTGGGAAGGGCATCTTCACTGTGAAGTCTGTTTGGGACTGAAGGAATCAATCAGGTGCCACCTTACCCAAGTGCAAAGCCATGGTGTCCCTGACCAATAATGCACATTCCCATGATTTGTGTGATCCCAGCTGAtgctcctctcttctccctgatCTCAGGTATCACCAGGATCTAGGAGATGAGCCATGCATTGGGCACGTGAAGAGAAACCACAGGGTTAAGCTGGGGGCTTGTGTTTTCCTGGTGTTCCTTGGGTGTAACACTCACATTGTGTTTGAGTGCAGAAGCTCTGAGGATGCTCCAGCCTTGCCTGAAGTCCCTCTCTGAATCCATCTGATGCTGCATTTTGATGCAGAGATCCATCAGACCTGGGGGCCTTGGTTTGCCCATCAGGATTTAATCACTTTTTGGTAGCATTTGAAGAAAGTTCCCTTTCTCGATGCTGTTATTCAATACCCTTGTCTTTCAaagctttttattcttctttcttccttttttgcttttgttttaattacttGGTTAATGAGCAGCCCTACCAGCCTCTACTCACCTTAGACTTTTTTGCATGTATCACATGTTACATGAAAAGCAAAGGTTGCTCTATCTGCTTGCACAAGCTTATGTTCACTTCTCACCTCatttatttcaaacattttctttatgctGATTTTAGAGCCTCTTCTGTAACTTCAGAGTTGTGGCCACATCCAGTGGTGACAGAAACCAAGCATGGTTGACAGCTGCTGGAAACCTGGTGCTGTGTGCTGGTTCtcaggctttgcttttcttgcatCATTTCTATTCTGCAAAACAGTCTATCATTTGTGGCAGTCTGCTTGCCTGGGATCTAAGCCTAAGACTACTGGCAACACTTCACAGGGGAGGCTTAAAAGGGCTTAAGTGAGTGTTACACCCCTGTTCCACTCTTcttgctgctcccagcagcaatTCAGCTCCATCATCTTCTCCCAGAGACTGCTCAGAGGTCACTGGGGACTTGAGTCTCTTCATCAGGATATTTTGTGCCAGTTCTTAGTGATGTCAGAACACTAAGAGAACCAAGAAGATACTACAGCTTGTAGTACTGGAGTAGTGCAGGAGATGCACATTTTGGAGCTGTGcatccagctctgtgctgacaTGAGGAAACCCTACCTGAGTCATTAAAACCATCCCTCTGTGCTTCCAAGGTGGGGGACAAAATTGCTGTGTCTTTGGACCCATCAGCAGGCCCAGGTGCTCAGATGGGACATTCCATGGGCCATCTGCCTGTCCCCAACctgagcccagcctgggatCACCCTCCTGTGCCTCAACGTGCTCCTGGCAGAGCCATGAAATTCCCTGTATCAGTATTTCCCTAAAGACCACTCCTGAGGGGCTTGTCCAGGAGGCTCCCAATGCCACGCCCGCACATGGACAAGAACTTTAAGCTCTTCAAAAAGCCTTGAGGAAGCTGTGTCTGCAGAGAGAGAGGTcaagaagcagagctggagctggagctggagctggagctggagctggagctccCCTGCAGATGCAGCAGTGGAAAGCCAGGGGCTATGGGCTGTTAAACCCTGCCAGAGAGCATCTTCATCTCTGAGCTGtgtctccttcctctctggGCTGTGTTCCCTTCATCTCTggcattttctcctctcccagaCTTTGggacccccctgcccctgcagcagagctgggtttgCTCCTAGCCTGAGGTGTCTGAATAAGGGAAAGCTTTGCTGGATTTGGGACTGGATCTAGGCAGGGGCACCCAGGAGAAGGATTTGGCAGCAAGCAATTGATTACCTGGAAATCTCTTTCCACTTCTCCATTTTGCACTGAGGCTTGGTGGGTTGTGCTGCCAGATGGCAGAATTAGTGTCTGCCCTCCCCTTGGAGAGTGTTTGGCTTCCAGACAAGTCAAGCTGTTCTCCTCTTAACACTTTTGCCACTTCAAGGTTACAAACTTTAATGACTTTCATTCCAGGAGCATCCTTGGAGAAGCCAATTCGTCTTCCTTTGGAGAATCTGTGTCCCTCTGGGAGCTCCCTGGTCAGTGCCAGGCAGTGTCACACTGCAGCAGACAGGGtcccttggctgtcccctcgCCTGTCCCCTCGCTGGCCTCCAGCCACATGCAGAGATTTGTCCCCCTGGTTCTTCTGTCCTGCAGTGGAAGAGGGGCAGGGTCCCACTGCAAAAAAGAGGTTcaggggtgcagggaggagCGTGTGGCCAAAAACAGGGCATGGAGGAGCAAGGTGGCAGAGCCTTGAATGTTCTCCCCTGCTGGGGATCTGGCTGCCTGGACCAGGATGGGAAGAGCATAGATGGTGACTTAAAAAAGCTGTTGTGAAAAAAGGCAGAGACTTCAGTGGTGGCTGCATTGCTTCCCCCCAAGCTGGGGCTCTCCCCCTTGTTCCCATCCTAAACTACAACACAGCTGAgccccagccagggctgctcctgcccatgGACCCCCAGAGCCAAACCCTGGACCGAAAACTGGGTTCCTGGCCGGACCTTGGCTCTGCATCCTCACCATGAGCTGCTCACATCCATCGGGGCTCCCTGTTGATGCCATCCCCAGCCTCCCGCTGTCCTTGCTGCTCCTGTCCGGGTGCCAGGGACCGAGCCCGGGTGGCCTTAGGGTCAGGCTCAGCATCGCTGAGGGGCTGCGCGGTGTCTGTGCGGGGCTGAGGTCTCAGCTCCACCGCCCTTGTGTCGTGTCGTGTCGTGTCGTGTGGTGTGGTGTCGTGTCGTGTCCCGTGTCCCGTGTCCCGTGTCCCGtgtccccgtccccgtcccctCAGCTTTCCCGGTGCCTCCCCCTGCCCGCAAAGTCCCTTTAAGAGGGAGCTGCCCCTTCGCTTTCTGTCCCAGCCGGCACTTCGGCTTCTAAAGATAAATCACTTTCAGTTTCTGTCCGCGCTCCCTCTCCCGTGCCATGGACACACGGATCTATCGCTTAAAGAAATGGACGAATTATTTCTTTTGGTACCAGTATCGCTGTTTTGAAATCAAGGACATGTGGCTTCACTATTACTGGTAAGTCACAGAGCAGGTGGGTCCCAAGGGAGGGGTCTGTGGGGTTTGGAGTTTGTGGCTGGAAAAgctcagctcagagcaggatcacccaggaCAGGTCACCCAGAACACATCCGGGGGGGttgagactccacaacccctctgggcagctgtgccagggctctgtccccctcacagagaaaaagttttccttctgtttaaGTGGAATATCCTATGTCCCAGCTGGCACCCATTGCcccttcacagaatcacagaatattttagctggaagagacctccaagctcctccagtccaacctttgaccaacaccataatctgctaaaccctgtccttaaggaccagctccaaatgccttttaaatgcctccagggatggggactccacctcTGTCttgggccattccaatgcctgacaaccctctcagtgaaaaaatatttcctaacatccagcccaaagctgccctggcacagcttccatccgTTTCCTCTGTTCCTATCACAGTTtactaaggagcagaggcttttTCCCTACTTGCTCCCACCTCCCTTGAGGTGGTTAAAGAGCCATCAGGTCTCCTCTCAAActcctccagactaaacaaccccatctcaaccctcaaccctcctcagctcctcataggacttgtgctccaaacCCTTACTAATGAGcttttttgcccttctctggacaactGGACACTCCATTTCTGGGTAACTCTACAAatcacacaatcacagaatcacaaaaagctttgggttggaagggatctcaaaaATCAACCTCCTTGCAGTGACCCTTGTCCTGTCATGGGACAtccctgagcagagcctggcccCGGATATATTCTTTACAGACAGTGATGACTTCAATCCCCAGAGGCTCCTCACTGCCTTCTCTTtgtgctgcagggacacagatgACATTGGCAGGGTTATCCGGGGCAGTATGAGCCTCCACAATGTCACAGCATCCAGAATCAACTCCACAACTCTGCATCTGTCCAACCGGAACGTGACATACTACCTGAAGTCAGACAGTGAGAGGGACATGCAAGACTTTATCCGTGCCCTTCAGGAGATGGATGTTTTTGTGTTTGACACGTAGAGGAGAAGCATTCTGTGCTCAGCAATGGATTAATTCtatattttttattgctgttgaGAAAATGATGAAAAGCTGTATGTTTAATGGTTACCAATGATTCCTTAAACCATggaagtagaaaaatatttttaatggtcTGTTACTGCACTGTTGAAAGAAAGTATTATTCAGCATTCTCTGCTTACTTGCAAGATagcaatcatagaatcagagaatgggctgggttggaagggacctcagagctcatcaagtccaacccttgctccactccccccgtggttcccagcccatggcactgagtgccacatccaggctcttttgaaatatctccagggatggagaatccaccccttccctgggcagcccattccaatggctgatcaccctctccagaaagaaattctttctaatgtccaacctaaacctcccctggcacaacttgagacctcttgtgccctcttgtcttgctgagagttgcctgggaaaagagcccaacccccccctggctccaacctcctttcagggagttggagagagtgatgaggtctcccctgagcctcctcttctccagcctcaacacccccagctccctcagcccttcctcacaggacttgtgctggatcccttcccagcctccttgctcttctctggacctgctctagcacctcaatctccttcctgagctgaggggcccagaactggacacaggactcaagctgtggcctccccagggctgagcacaggggcagaatccctttcctggacctgctggccacgctgttcctgagccagcccaggatgccattggccttcttggccacctgggcacactgctggctcatgttcagcttaAATAAAGGGTGTttccaacaaaaaaatttaggaCATGAACTACAGTATTAAGCTTTGAAAATATGGTATCATTTGCAACTGGTGATGCAAACATTGGCTTTGGAGAAGCTCTATGCAGTAGTTACTGGGAAATGGGAATGCACGTTGGCTTGGTGTCACACATTTGCACAGGCACTTCAAAACACTAAAAAGGTATCCTTTGATTTTGAGTGTTTTCAACTGTCATGTTTTCATcagcttgttttcatttaccaagcttttcagaagaaagatttgcatttttaaaagatttaccTTTAACttcacagctttcttttttcaaacTTTAACATAGGCAAATGACTCTGCCAGATAGTTTATTCTAAACTTTAATGCTGAAAGGCTCTTAGATTGGTTTCTCATTATGAATCAGCATTGCTTTGTATTCACTGAGGCTTGCCCAGTCAtcattttgctcttttaaaGGATGACAAAAATGAGGGTGATGGAGTTTGGTTTTCAGGGAGCAATGCAGTAGTTTCAGTTTGTGTGTTCCACTTCAAAATCCTGgccttcccatttctttttaCCTTGGAGGGGTTTTGTGGCCATTCTTATCTTGATGGAAAAATGACAATCCCTGCTCAGGACTCCAGATCTGCTCAGCTGTAGCACCAAGATACAAATCAGACATGGACCTACCTGTAACATGGAGTTTCATGGATTAGCTGAAGTGTTGTGAGATGTAAAAAGCCTGACAATAAGATGCTTTTTAGAGGAATACATCAGAGCTTGTCATAATTTAGTTGTGTTTTACTCAAGGATAGTTGAGGGGAAGCCATGTGCTGCATCAAGGATggtttttctcctccccagtATCTTGTAAAGAGAAGAGGCAACACTTACTCTCCTTGTGATTGCTGCTTAGTTCCAGCTGATACTGGaagacacaattttttttttttttagcaaatattttacttctcaTTCATTCCTGGCccagaagagaaaatatctAAAGAGCTCAGGAGTGATTTACAAACACTGACTCTGGTTCAGGCATATAGAAGATGCTGGGGGAGCCCAGCAAGGGCAGTTTCTTGACCTGCCACCCTTTGCAGGGTAATAAAGACATTGATTTGGGTTGTAGCTGCTCCTTTGTGCCTCAAGGTTGAGCCAAGAAAACCCTTTATTTCCTCATCACTTCTGTGTTGGCACAACACCTGCAGAAACTCTGTCGAAGCAGCAATATGCTGCTGACAAAACTGATCCCATTCCTTAATGGTCTCTGTAGGTATCAAAGGATGCTTTTTAATGGACCAAAATCTTTCTCTTGCACTCAGAAGCAATGAAAGAGACAGCAGAACAGTGTTCcccaagaggcagcagcactgaagagcTTTTTGTGACTCATTAAACACTTCCAGCTCTTCCAGAGCATCTTGGTCCTCTCTCACTTATCCCCAGCCCCCCTGGTGTGatttctctgctcctggggGATGTTCCTCCCCTACACAGCTGTGATGAAAAGACAGCACCTTTGTCAGGGTCCCCTGACCCCTTGGTTGCcctccagcttccagctctgagctgcccGAGTCCCCTTGGATGCTGCAAGGCCAGGTCTGACCCCCTCTTCTCTTTAGCACTCCTGAGACCATATCTGGAGTTCTGGGAGCATCTCAGGGCCCTCCAGGGTGAGAAAGATTCTGATGAACAGGAGACATCCCATGTGGGAGGCAccaaaaggaaaggggag contains these protein-coding regions:
- the LOC139807216 gene encoding oxysterol-binding protein 2-like, with product MDTRIYRLKKWTNYFFWYQYRCFEIKDMWLHYYWDTDDIGRVIRGSMSLHNVTASRINSTTLHLSNRNVTYYLKSDSERDMQDFIRALQEMDVFVFDT